The Pseudomonas sp. R4-35-07 nucleotide sequence TGGCCGTGGTCGACATCGTATTCATGGTCTTCTACCCGTGGCGCCAGGCAGGTGAAACCCAGGTGCGGCTGGTCGGCGTCCAGTGCCCAGATTTCGCTGGTGGTCTTGCTGCCCAGGGCCAGCAGCAACTGGCGCTCGGAGCTGGAACGGTAGCAATGCAGGAAGAAACGTCCGTCGGGTTCGTGGAACACTTCCTGCGCCGCCGTGCCGTCCAGGCGGTAGCGGTAGAGTTTGTGCGGGCGATGGGTGTCGTCCAGTTCGCCAAAGAACAGCGTGAGGCTGTCGTTGGCCCAGATCATGCTGCCGTCGCAATTGTCGAACGCCAGTTCGCTGACCTTGTCGGTAGCCAACTCCTTCACGAACAGGGTGTAGATCTCTTCACCACTGGTGTCGAGGCTGTAGGCCAGGCGCTGATGGTCGGGGCTGATGCTGAACGCGCCGAGGGAGAAAAACCCGCCATTGGCCAGCTCGTTCGGGTCCAGCAGCAATTCTTCGCTGCGCTCATCCACTTGGTTGCTGTCATCGGCCGGGCGGCGGCAGCGGTAGTGACGCGCGTATTCGTCACCGGCGGTGGTGCGGGTGTAGTACAGATACGGACCCCAGGGGGAGGGCAGGGACAAGTCGGTTTCCAGGATACGGCCCTTGATCTCTTCGAACAGGCTCTCGCGCAGCGCCTGCTGGTCGGCGAGCTGCGCCTCTTGCCAGGCGTTTTCGGCCTTGAGGTAATCGAGGACGTCGCGGCTGTCACGCTCCTGCAACCAGGCGTACGGGTCTGGGCCTGGGGCCTTGCGGGCAATCGGTGCGGTCGAAATAGGCATGGATAATTCTCTATCGGGCGGACGGTGGCCGGCATTGCAGCCGCGACACGCAAAAGCCGTTATCATAGCCGCCTCTTTGCCAGCCTTGCCATGGACACCATGACCGAGAACGACTATCTGACCGCTTGGGGCCTTTACGCCTTCGCCGCTTTGGGCTGCCTGTTAGTGTGGTGGCGCATGACCCGCTGGATGTGGCGCTGGCTGCGTGAGCCTTTGCAGTTACTGATGGCGGTGCTGTTGCTCAGCCCCACCATCGTCGACCCGATCAAGACCCAGTTCGCGCCGGCCGTGGCGATCACCGCCCTGGACCTGGTGCTCAAGGTCGGCAATAACGCCTGGCGCGCCATCTCCGACCTGTTCATGTACACCATGATCGTGTTCGGGCTGTACATCGTGTTCGTGCTGATTCGCTGGCCCATCGAGCGCGCCGCCAACGCCCGCCGCGAGCGCAAGGCCGCCACGGATGCCGCATTGGCCGCCGAGCCGGAAGAAGACGAACCGTTCCATCGCCCGGCGCCCGTCGGTGGCATGCGGGTCGAACCGCGCCTTTAACGTTGTCCGCCCTGCAGCGAGAGCCCTGGCATGTGTGAATTATTGGGCATGAGTGCCAACGTCCCCACCGATATCGTGTTCAGTTTCACCGGGCTGATGCAGCGGGGCGGGCGTACCGGCCCGCACCGCGACGGTTGGGGCATCGCCTTCTACGAAGGCCGTGGCCTGCGCCTGTTCCAGGACCCGGCCGCGAGCAGCGAGTCGGAAGTCGCGTTGCTGGTGCAGCGTTATCCCATCAAGAGCGAAGTGGTGATCGGCCATATCCGCCAGGCCAATGTGGGCAAGGTGAGCCTGGCCAATACCCACCCGTTCGTGCGCGAACTGTGGGGGCGCAACTGGTGTTTTGCGCACAATGGCCAACTGGCCGATTTCACCCCCCGTGCCACCTTCTACCGACCGGTCGGCGACACCGACAGCGAAGCGGCATTCTGCGACCTGCTCAACCGCGTGCGCGAAGCCTTCCCCGAGCCGGTGGACATCGAGCACATGCTGCCGGACCTGATCGCCGCCTGTGCCGAATACCGTAGCAAGGGCGTGTTCAACTGCCTGCTCAGCGATGGCGACTGGCTGTTTTGCTACTGTTCGACCAAGCTGGCGCAGATCACCCGGCGCGCCCCGTTTGGCCCGGCCCGCTTGAAAGATGTCGACGTGATTGTCGATTTCCAGGCCGAAACCACTCCCAATGACGTGGTAACGGTGATCGCCACCGAACCTCTGACCGACAACGAAAACTGGACCCGCTACGAACCGGGCCAATGGAGCCTGTGGCGACGCGGTGAATGCGTCAGCCAGGGCGTTACCGAATAAGGAATCGACGATGTTGCTCAGTTATCTGCGGTTGGTGCTGTTTGCCATTGGCTTGTTGGTCGGTGTGCAAGTGCCGGGCTTCATCAACGATTACGCCAAGCGCGTCGAAGCCCACCTGATCGAGGCCCAGACAGGCCTGCGCGGGTTCGAGTCCACCGCGCAGCAGTTCTTCAACGGTGACATGCAAGCTTTGGTGGCGCATTACCGTGCCAGTGACGATCCGGTGTTCCAGAGCGACGCGAGCAGCCTGGGCGCGATGCTCGACCGGCAGCTTGAGTTGGACAAGCAATTCCAGGCCATGCAAGGCCCCTGGTACATCCGCGCCCTGCAAGTGGCGGTGGCCGCCGATCCAGATATTCGCCTGGAAACCTGGAATGGCTACAGCTACCAGATATTGCTCACGCCCGAAGCCATGGGCTGGGGCCTGGGCGGGGCGATGCTGTTGTCGTTCGGTATCGAATGCCTGTATCGCCTGATCGATTGGGTGGTGCTGGGCGGCCGGCGCCTGCGCCAGAGCCGGCCGATCGAAGAGCGGGATCTCAAGGGCCTCTAAAATGTGGGAGGGGGCTTGCTCCCGATAGCGGTGTGTCAGTCAGCCTATGTTTGGCTGACCCACCGCAATCGGGAGCAAGCCCCCTCCCACATGTGTATCCGGTTTAGTCAGTTGCTCAGCACCATCCGCTCTTCGCCGACCTCTTCGGCGTAGCGAGCAACGACCTTCTGGCACAACCCCACAATCTCCTCCACCAATTCCACTCCGACCCGCCACGACACCACCACCTGCAGGTTCGGCAGTTGCTGCGCCATCGGCAGCATCACCAATTCCCCCCGTGCCAGCTCTTCGCTGACCAGCACCGGCGGCAGTGCGCCAATGCCAAAGCCATCGCGCAGTAAACGGGTGATGGCCGATACCGAGTTGACGCAATTCATGCGCGGCGCGGCCACGCCGTTGGCCTGCATCAAGCTCAACACATCCTGATGGGGGCAGGAGTTTTTCGAGTAGGTGATGATACGTTCCTGGGCCAATTCGGCGAGGGAGGCGTAGTCGCGATTATAGATCGACTGGCTGGCGACGATCCACGCCATAGGGTGGCTGCCCAGTTCCAGGCTGCGCACGCTTTCCAGGCGCAACAGGTCAGTTTGCAGGATCAGGTCCAGGAAGCCTTTTTGCAGCTGATCGCTTAAGTTCAATGCAGTATCGGCGACCAATTCGATTTCTACCCGCGGGAACAGGCTCATCAACTCAGCGACCAACGGGCTGAGCCAGGTGTGGATGACAGTGTCCATCGCGCCGATCCGAATCCGTCCGACCTTGCTGCTGGTGGTTTCCAGGGACTGCTTCAAGCCCTGCATGGTCACCATCATCTGCTCGGCATAATCGAGCACCTTCAAACCTTCCGGGGTCAGGCTTACGCCACGCGAATCGCGCAGGAACAGCTTCACCCCCAACTCGCTTTCGAGCACGGCAATGCGGCTGGAAATCGACGCCTGGGTGGTGAACAGCTTTTCGGCGGTCAGCCGGAAACTCTTGAGCTTGGCCACCCAGACGAAGGTTTCGAGGAACTTCAAATTCATGGGATCAACTTTTTCTTATGCTTGGATCGGTTTTTATTAGTTGGACGCCGCACCGGGCCAGCGCCAAAAATCGAGTCGTTCCACGATAAGCGTCGTTGGGGTTCAGGACAACATCGTTGCGAGATGTTGGTAAAAGATCCCACACTACAAAAAAACAAAGCCTACAGGAGCGACCCCGTGAGCCGCCTGCTATTGAATTGCGACATCGGCGAAAGCTTTGGCAACTGGACGATGGGTCTGGACGCTGAAGTCATGCCGTTCATCGATTGCGCCAACGTGGCCTGCGGCTTCCATGCCGGCGACCCGAGCATCATGCGCAAGACCGTCAGCCTGGCGATCAAGCACGCCGTGCAAGTGGGCGCACACCCGGCCTATCAGGACCTGCAAGGCTTCGGCCGGCGCTCCATGAACTACACGCCCCAGGAAATCCAGGACCTGCTGCACTACCAGATCGGTGCGCTGGATGGGATCTGCCGGGCACAAGGGGGGCGCGTCAGTTACGTGAAACCCCATGGCGCGATGTACAACGACATGATGGCCAACCCCGCCCAGCTGCGCGCGGTGATCCAGGCCGTGGCCGCTTACGGCGACCTGCCACTGATGTTGCTGGCCACGCGCGACAACAGCGCGGCCCAGGCCGTGGGCGATGAATACGGCGTGACACTGTGGTTCGAAGCCTTCGCCGACCGCGCCTATGACAGCCAGGGCCATCTGGTTTCCCGCCAATTGCCGGGCGCGGTGCACCATGATGCCGAGACCATCGTCAATCAGGCGGTGACTATTTCCCGAGGTGAGGCCCTGAGCGCCAGCGATGGCAGCGCCTTGGTCTTGCAGGCCCACACGTTGTGCGTCCACGGTGATAACGCCAGCTCGGTGGCTGCGGTGCAGCGTATCCGCCAGGCGTTGAAACCAGCATGAAGCCACGGATTGAAGTGGTGGCCATCGACTGCCTGATGGTGCGGCTGTTCGATGTGATTGCCGAAGCCAACATGCCGTGGATGCTCGCCGCCACCCAGCGGTTGCGCAGCGGGTTCGGCGGTGCCTTGGTCGACCTGGTGCCGTCCTACACCACTTTGATGGTGCATTACGACCTCGCCACGCTGGCCCCGGCCGAGGCGCGGGCGTTGATCGACCAGTCGCTGACCGACCTGCAGCCCCTGGCCCAGGGCGGCGGCCGCTGCCATGTGCTGCCGGTGTGGTACGACCTGAGCGTCGGCCCGGAACTGGCCTTGCTGGCGCAGCGCAGTGGGCTTGCGGTGGCTGAAGTGATCCGTCGCCACAGCACTCACCTTTATCAAGTGTTCGCCCTCGGTTTCGCCCCCGGTTTTGCCTTTATGGGGCTGGTGGATGAAGTCCTCGCCACACCGCGCCTCAGCACCCCGCGCAAACGCGTGTCGGCCGGCAGCGTGGGGATTGCCGAGCGGCAAACCGCCGCCTATCCGGTGGTGTCCCCTGGTGGCTGGAACCTGATCGGGCGCACCCCGGCCAAACTGTTCGACCGCGAGCGCGATGGCTACAGCCTGATGCAGCCGGGCGACACGGTGCGCTTCGAGGCGGTCAGCCACGCGGAGTTCGTCAATCTGGGCGGCGATGACACGCCCTTGGAGGCACAGGCATGAGCCGCTTGTTGATCGAAGCCAGCACGCCGCTGTGCCTGTTGCAGGATGCCGGGCGTTTCGGCGTGCGCCACCTGGGCGTGACCCAGGGCGGTGCGCTGGATTGGGTGTCGATGTCGTGGGCCAATTGGCTGCTGGGCAATGCGCTGGATGCGCCCGTGGTGGAAATCACCCTGGGCGGCTTTACCGTGCAGGCCGAGGACTACTGCCTGCTGGCCTTGGCCGGTGCCGACCTTGGCGCCTTTATCGACGAGCGCGCCATCAGCCCAGGGCGCAGTTTTATCCTGCAAAAAGGCCAGCGCTTGCGCTTTACCCAGCCGTTCAAGGGCGCACGGGCTTACCTGGCGGCGCCGGGCGGGTTCGATGCGCTGCAGGTGCTGGGCAGCTGTGCAACGGTGGTGCGTGAGGAACTGGGCGGCGTCGACGGTTTGGGCAAGGCATTGGTCGAAGGCGGGCGCTTGGCTTATTCCGGTACAGGGGGCGCGATGAAGGTGCTGGCCAACCCGGATTTGCAATCCGGTGCCTCACTGGACGTAATCGTCGGCGCCCAAATAGGCCAGTTCAGCGGGCAGAGTTTATTCGACGCGTTCAACACCGAATGGGCGCTGGACAGCCGCGCCGACCGCATGGGCATGCGCTTGCTCGGCACGCCGCTGCACTATCAGGGGCCGTCGTTGATTTCCGAAGGCATTCCGTTGGGCGCGATCCAGGTGCCGCCGGATGGGCAGCCGATTGTGTTGCTCAATGATCGGCAGACTATCGGCGGTTATCCACGGTTGGGTGCGCTGACGCCTTTATCCTTGGCACGCCTTGCGCAGTGTCTGCCGGGCGAGAAAGTACGCATGGCGCCGGTAGTGCAGGAAACGGCGCATCGGCAGCACATCGAATATCTGCGCCGATTCTAAAAAATGTGGGAGGGGGCTTGCTCCCGATTGCGGTGGTTCAGTCACTGATGTATTGACTGACACACTGCAATCGGGAGCAAGCCCCCTCCCACATTTGATCTCCTACAGGGCTTGGGTCTTCATTCACTTGGAGAGAAAACGCATACCTTCTTCCAACCCGCGCAACGTCAGCGGGTACATCTGGTCCTCCACCAACTCGCGCACGATCCCCGTCGACGCCGTATAACCCCAGGTATCCTTGGGATACGGGTTTATCCAGATCAGCTTCTTGTACTTGGCCATGAACCGTTGCATCCATACATATCCAGGCTCCTCGTTCCAGTGTTCGACGCTGCCGCCGGCCTGGGTAATTTCATAGGGCGCCATGGACGCATCGCCGATAAAGATCACTTTGTAGTCCGCGCCGTACTTGTGCAGCAGGTCCTGGGTGGAGGTGCGCTCCGAGGTGCGGCGCTGGTTGTTCTTCCACACCGACTCGTACACGAAGTTATGAAAGTAGAAGTACTCCAGGTGCTTGAACTCGGTCTTGCAGGCAGAGAACAGCTCTTCGCAGATCTTCACATGGGCGTCCATCGAGCCGCCGATATCGAACAGCAGCAACAGCTTGATGGTGTTGCGTCGTTCGGGGCGCATCTGGATATTCAACAGCCCGGCGTCGCGCGCGGTGTGGTCGATGGTGCCATCGATGTCCAGCTCTTCCGCCGCGCCCTGGCGGGCAAACTTGCGCAGGCGGCGCAGGGCGATCTTGATGTTGCGAGTGCCGAGTTCCACCTGATCGTCGAGATTCTTGTACTCGCGCTGGTCCCACACCTTCACCGCCTTGCCCTGACGCTTGCCCGCGTCACCCACGCGAATGCCTTCCGGGTTGTAGCCGCCGGAACCGAAGGGGCTGGTGCCGCCGGTGCCGATCCACTTGTTGCCGCCCGCGTGGCGTTCTTTCTGTTCTTCCAGGCGTTTCTTGAATTCCTCGATCAGCTTGTCGAGGCCGCCTAGTGACTGGATCTGCGCGCGTTCTTCATCGCTCAGCGAGCGCTCGAACTCCTTGCGCAGCCACTCTTCGGGGATCAGCGCCTGCAGGTGATCGTCGAGTTTTTCCAGGCCGTTGAAGTAGGCGCCGAAAGCCCGGTCGAACTTGTCGAAATGCCGTTCATCCTTGACCAGGATCGCCCGCGCCAGGTAGTAGAACTCGTCCATGTCGGCGAAGGTCACGCGTTGTTTCAGCGCGTTGATCAGGTCGAGCAGCTCGCGCACCGACACCGGTACCTTGGCGGCCCGCATTTCATTGAACAGGTTGAGCAACATCAGCGATTACCGCGACGGCTCATGAACGCCAGACGCTCCAGCAATTGTACGTCCTGCTCGTTCTTCACCAAGGCGCCTGCCAGCGGCGGGATGGCCTTGGTCGGGTCGCGCTCGCGCAGCACGGCTTCGCCGATATTGTCGGCCATCAGCAGCTTGAGCCAGTCCACCAGCTCGGAGGTGGAAGGTTTTTTCTTCAAACCGGGCACCTTGCGCACGTCGAAGAACACGTCCAGCGCTTCGCTGACCAGGTCTTTCTTGATGTCCGGGTAGTGCACGTCGACGATTTTTTGCAGGGTGGTGCGGTCGGGGAAGGCGATGTAATGGAAGAAGCAGCGGCGCAGGAACGCGTCCGGCAGCTCTTTTTCGTTGTTGGAGGTAATGATGATGATCGGGCGTTTCTTGGCCTTGATGGTCTCGTCGATTTCGTAGACGTAGAACTCCATCTTGTCGAGCTCTTGCAACAGGTCGTTGGGGAACTCGATGTCGGCCTTGTCGATTTCGTCGATCAGTAGGATCACCCGCTCCTCGGACTCGAAGGCTTCCCAGAGCTTGCCCTTTTTCAGGTAGTTGCGCACGTCGTGCACCTTGTCCACACCCAGTTGCGAGTCGCGCAGACGGCTGACCGCGTCGTACTCGTAGAGGCCCTGGTGGGCCTTGGTGGTGGACTTGATGTGCCAGGTGATCAATCTGGCGCCAAAGGACTCGGCCAGTTGCTCGGCGAGCATGGTCTTGCCGGTACCCGGTTCGCCCTTGACCAGCAGCGGACGCTTCAGGGTGATGGCGGCGTTGACGGCCAGTTTCAGGTCATCGGTAGCCACATAGGCCTGGGTGCCTTCGAACTTCATCGGTCATTCCTCGAATTCATCAATGCCCGACTATACCGCGCAGCCCCGGCGACTGTGAACGCAGACGGGCTATTCAGTCTCTGAATGGCCGGTCACGTCAGTCCGGTCAACGCAGTCAATGTGGGAGGGGGCTTGCCCCCGATAGCAGTGGTTCAGTCACCGATGTATAGACTGACACACCGCCATCGGGAGCAAGCCCCCTCCCACAGTTTTAATCGGCGCTGGGCTTGGGTTGTTCATAGCGCGCGTTGAACGCCTGGATGAACCCGTTGCGCAGAATCGCGATCACCGCGGAAAACGCACTGACGTTTTGTTGATGCACGCTGCCGCTCAGCTCCACGCGGGTGGCGAACTGGTTTTTGCGCTGGTTCTTCAACACCGTCTCGCTGGCGCCAACCACAGCCTCCCAGATCGAGCGGAAGATGTTCTTGTCTTTGTTTTCCACGTCCTGCTGCCAGTCGAACACCTCGACATCGCGCAGCAGCGGCTTGATATAACCGCTCAGTTGGCCTTTTTCGGCCTGGGCTTCGATCACCACGTCGCCGGTGCCGGCCTTGAAGTCGAACTTGCCATAGGCCGAGGCGAAGTCATTCATGCGCTTGAGTTGCAGGTCGCGGGCGCGCAAGCGAAATTCGAACTCTTCGAAATCGCTCAGCGGGTCAAAGGTGGCGTTGGCTTCCAGGGGCGCCTGGTCTTGCAACAGCGCCTTGCCCTCGAAACGCGCATCGCGCTTGCCTTTGACGTCCACCACGTTGGTCAGGTTGTAGAAACTGGCGTTGACCCCGGTGGCGTTGAGGTTGACCTTGGGCGTGGAGCTGAAGTTATGAAACGAGATCTTGCCGTCTTCGATGCGCACTTCGTTGAGGGTGATCGGCAGCAGCTTGCGCAGTTGTTCCTGCCAGTCGGTGCCTTTACCGGTCTGGGAGGCCTGCTTGTTGGCGCCACCGTCGACGAAATTGACCTCGGGGCGTACGAAATGCCCTTCGGCCACCACCGCATGGTCGTACCACAGCGAATGCCAGCTTACTGCGAACTCGATGAGCGGCGCCTTGATGAACGGCACCGGTACCTTACCGTCCACCTTGACGATCTGCAGACCGTTGATCCGGTAGGCGCCGCGCCATAAAGCCAGGTCCACATCGGCAATTTCGCCACGGTAGTCGCCCATATTGGCGAGCCTTTCATTCAGGTAGTTGCGCACCAGGTAAGGCAGCGCGATGTGCACGGCAACCAGTACCAGCACCAGCCCGGCGAGGGTCCAGAGCGGCCAGCTGTAACGACGTTTCATGGGGCAGTCCTCCTTGCTCGTAGGTGATGGACTGTTGCAAGGGGCGCAACGTTCCTCCGACTGGACGCCTAGGGGCACGAGGCATACCCTTGGGACCTTTCTGGACATTGCCAAATAGGATCCGTCATGAGCCGCATCTTTGCAGACAACGCGCACTCCATCGGTAATACGCCCCTGGTGCAGATCAACCGCATCGCACCGCGCGGGGTCACCATCCTGGCCAAGATCGAAGGGCGCAACCCAGGCTACTCGGTGAAGTGCCGCATTGGCGCCAACATGATCTGGGACGCGGAAAGCAGCGGCAAACTCAAGCCGGGCATGACCATTGTCGAGCCCACCTCCGGCAATACCGGGATCGGCCTGGCGTTCGTGGCGGCGGCACGCGGCTACAAACTGCTGCTGACCATGCCCGCGTCCATGAGCATCGAGCGTCGTAAAGTGCTCAAAGCCCTCGGCGCCGAGCTGGTGCTGACCGAACCGGCCAAGGGCATGAAAGGCGCGATTGAAAAAGCCGCAGAAATTGTCGCCGCCGACCCTGGCACCTACTTTATGCCGGGCCAGTTCGAAAACCCGGCAAACCCAGCCATCCACGAGAAAACCACCGGCCCGGAAATCTGGAACGACACCGACGGCGCCGTGGACGTGCTGGTGGCGGGCGTGGGCACGGGCGGCACCCTCACCGGTGTGTCGCGCTATATCAAGCACACGGCGGGCAAGCCGATTCTGTCAGTGGCAGTGGAGCCGCTCGTGTCGCCGGTGATCACCCAGGCGCTGGCCGGCGAAGAGATCAAGCCCAGCCCGCACAAGATCCAGGGCATTGGCGCCGGTTTCGTGCCGAAAAACCTCGACCTGTCGATGGTCGACCGCGTGGAGTTGGTCACCGACGAAGAATCCAAGGCCATGGCCCTGCGCTTGATGCAGGAAGAAGGCATTTTGTGCGGCATCTCCTGCGGCGCGGCCATGGCGGCGGCGGTGCGCCTGGCCGAGAAGCCGGAAATGCAGGGCAAGACCATCGTGGTGATCCTGCCGGACTCCGGTGAGCGCTACCTGTCGAGCATGTTGTTCAGCGATTTGTTTACCGAGCAGGAAAACCAGGCTTGAGCTCCTACACCACAGGGCGACGGCGTGTTGATTCAGGTCAGCCGGTTGGCCAAGGCCTTCTGCATAATGGCCCAAATGTTTATCATGGCCGGCTGTTACGTCTGCTGTTGGCCAGGCGCTTATTTCCAGGAGTTGCTGCATGACCTTTTCTTTGGCCGCCAAACTGTCGGTGTTGCTGCTGTTTATCGGCAGCACGCTGTACGTGCACCTGCGCGGCAAGGCCCGTTTGCCGATGTTGCGCCAGTTCGTCAACCATTCGGCGCTGTTCGCCCCGTATAACGCCTTGATGTACCTTTTTTCCGCGGTACCGTCCAAGCCCTACCTGGACCGCAGCAAGTTCCCGGAACTGGACGTGCTCAAGGACAACTGGGAAGTGATCCGCGAAGAGGCCATGCACCTGTTCGACGAGGGCTACATCCGCGCCGCCGAAAAGAACAACGATGCCGGTTTCGGCTCGTTCTTCAAGAAAGGCTGGAAGCGCTTCTACCTCAAGTGGTACGACAAACCCCTGCCATCGGCCGAGGCCTTGTGCCCGAAAACCGTGGCGCTGGTCAGCAGTATCCCCAACGTCAAGGGCGCGATGTTTGCGTTGTTGCCGGGCGGCAGCCACCTGAACCCGCACCGCGACCCGTTCGCCGGCTCCCTGCGCTATCACCTGGGGCTGTCCACGCCGAACTCCGACGACTGCCGCATCTTCGTCGACGGCCAGGTCTACGCCTGGCGCGACGGTGAAGACGTGATGTTCGACGAAACTTATGTGCACTGGGTCAAGAACGAAACCGATCAAACCCGTGTGATCCTGTTCTGCGACATCGAACGCCCGCTGAGCAACCGCCTGATGACCCGCGTCAACCGTTGGGTCAGCAAGCAGCTGGGGCGTGCTACCGCGCCGCAGAACCTCGACGACGAACGCGTGGGTGGGATCAACCAGGCGTATGCCTGGAGCAAGACCTTCAGTGACAAGTTCAGCGGCCAGGTCAAGCAGTGGAAGCGCAAGCATCCCAAGGCCTACCGCGTTGCGCGGCCGGTGCTGGCGGTGATTGTGCTGGTATTGCTGTGGAAGTGGTTGTTCGGCTGAGTTCGGTTCTACCAGCTTGAAATGCAATCAAAATGTGGGAGGGGGCTTGCCCCCGATAGCAGAGTGTCAGTCAGCACATTTACAGCTGACCCACCGCTATCGGGGGCAAGCCCCCTCCCACATTTGATCTCCACCGGCCTTTAGCTGGCGATCAACTGGCGCAATACGTAGTGCAGGATACCGCCCGACTTGAAGTATTCCACTTCGTTAAGCGTATCGATCCGGCACAGCACCTCGATCTTTTCGCTGCTGCCATCTTCCCGGGTAATCACCAACGTCAGGTTCATCCGGGGTTCGATCTCGGCATTCGTCAGCCCGAGGATATCGATCTTCTCCTTGCCGGTGAGCTTGAGCGACTTGCGGTTCTGGTCCAGCTTGAACTGCAACGGCAGCACGCCCATGCCCACCAGGTTGGAGCGGTGGATTCGCTCGAAGCTTTCCGCGATCACCGCCTTGACGCCCAGCAGGTTGGTGCCCTTTGCCGCCCAGTCGCGGCTCGAGCCGGTGCCATATTCTTGGCCGGCGATCACCACCAATGGCGTGCCCGATGCCTGGTATTTCATCGCAGCATCGTAGATCGCCATTCTCTCGCCGGTCGGGATATACAGCGTATTGCCACCTTCTTCGCCGCCGAGCATTTCATTGCGGATCCGGATATTGGCAAAGGTGCCGCGCATCATCACTTCATGGTTGCCCCGGCGTGAGCCGTAGGAGTTGAAGTCCCGTGGTTCCACGCCTTGCTCGCGCAGGTAGTGGCCGGCCGGGCTGTCGGTCTTGATGTTGCCGGCAGGGGAGATGTGGTCGGTGGTCACCGAGTCGCCGAGCAGGGCCAGCACGTTGGCGCCCTTGATGTCTTCGATCACCGGCAGCGGCCCGGCGATATCGTCGAAGAACGGCGGATGCTGGATATAGGTGGAATCCTTCTGCCACACATAAGTCGCCGCCTGCGGCACCTCAATCGCTTGCCATTGTGCGTCGCCGGCAAATACCTCGGCGTATTCCTTGTGGAACATGCCCGTGCTGACCTGAGCCACCGCGTCGGCGATCTCCTGGCTGCTGGGCCAGATGTCCTTGAGGTAAACCGGGTTGCCCTGCTGGTCGTTACCCAGGGGCTCGCTGCTGATGTCGATACGCACCGTACCCGCCAACGCGTAAGCCACCACCAAGGGCGGCGAGGCCAGCCAGTTGGTTTTCACCAGTGGGTGCACGCGGCCTTCGAAGTTGC carries:
- a CDS encoding DUF748 domain-containing protein, coding for MKRRYSWPLWTLAGLVLVLVAVHIALPYLVRNYLNERLANMGDYRGEIADVDLALWRGAYRINGLQIVKVDGKVPVPFIKAPLIEFAVSWHSLWYDHAVVAEGHFVRPEVNFVDGGANKQASQTGKGTDWQEQLRKLLPITLNEVRIEDGKISFHNFSSTPKVNLNATGVNASFYNLTNVVDVKGKRDARFEGKALLQDQAPLEANATFDPLSDFEEFEFRLRARDLQLKRMNDFASAYGKFDFKAGTGDVVIEAQAEKGQLSGYIKPLLRDVEVFDWQQDVENKDKNIFRSIWEAVVGASETVLKNQRKNQFATRVELSGSVHQQNVSAFSAVIAILRNGFIQAFNARYEQPKPSAD
- the cysK gene encoding cysteine synthase A; protein product: MSRIFADNAHSIGNTPLVQINRIAPRGVTILAKIEGRNPGYSVKCRIGANMIWDAESSGKLKPGMTIVEPTSGNTGIGLAFVAAARGYKLLLTMPASMSIERRKVLKALGAELVLTEPAKGMKGAIEKAAEIVAADPGTYFMPGQFENPANPAIHEKTTGPEIWNDTDGAVDVLVAGVGTGGTLTGVSRYIKHTAGKPILSVAVEPLVSPVITQALAGEEIKPSPHKIQGIGAGFVPKNLDLSMVDRVELVTDEESKAMALRLMQEEGILCGISCGAAMAAAVRLAEKPEMQGKTIVVILPDSGERYLSSMLFSDLFTEQENQA
- a CDS encoding aspartyl/asparaginyl beta-hydroxylase domain-containing protein, whose translation is MTFSLAAKLSVLLLFIGSTLYVHLRGKARLPMLRQFVNHSALFAPYNALMYLFSAVPSKPYLDRSKFPELDVLKDNWEVIREEAMHLFDEGYIRAAEKNNDAGFGSFFKKGWKRFYLKWYDKPLPSAEALCPKTVALVSSIPNVKGAMFALLPGGSHLNPHRDPFAGSLRYHLGLSTPNSDDCRIFVDGQVYAWRDGEDVMFDETYVHWVKNETDQTRVILFCDIERPLSNRLMTRVNRWVSKQLGRATAPQNLDDERVGGINQAYAWSKTFSDKFSGQVKQWKRKHPKAYRVARPVLAVIVLVLLWKWLFG